The Rhodocytophaga rosea genome has a segment encoding these proteins:
- the kdsA gene encoding 3-deoxy-8-phosphooctulonate synthase, with amino-acid sequence MQIPKLQHTQSGNFFLIAGPCAIEGRDIALEIADKIKKITDRLEIPYIFKGSFRKANRTKLNSFTGIGDIAALEILKEVGDTFNLPTITDIHETEHAAMAAKYVDVLQIPAFLCRQTDLLVAAAETGKAVNVKKGQFLSGQAMHFAVEKIRSVGNNVVFLTDRGNSFGYSDLVVDFRNIPEMQANQVPVVMDCTHSLQQPNQSSGITGGKPALIETIAKAAIAVGADGLFIETHPRLSEAKSDAANMLPLDKLENLLEKLVKIRKAVVA; translated from the coding sequence ATGCAGATTCCTAAACTACAACATACCCAAAGCGGAAACTTCTTTCTCATTGCCGGACCCTGTGCTATTGAAGGCCGGGATATTGCCCTGGAAATTGCAGATAAGATCAAGAAAATTACCGACAGGCTGGAAATTCCTTATATTTTCAAAGGATCATTCCGGAAGGCAAACCGCACCAAACTCAATTCATTCACCGGCATCGGCGATATTGCTGCCCTGGAAATTTTGAAAGAAGTAGGAGACACATTTAATCTGCCCACGATCACCGATATTCACGAGACAGAACATGCCGCGATGGCTGCAAAATATGTGGATGTACTACAGATTCCTGCTTTTTTATGCCGCCAGACGGATCTGCTGGTTGCTGCCGCCGAAACCGGAAAAGCAGTGAATGTGAAAAAAGGCCAGTTCTTGTCCGGACAAGCGATGCATTTTGCGGTAGAAAAAATCCGTTCTGTTGGCAATAATGTGGTTTTCCTCACCGACCGGGGAAATTCATTTGGCTATTCCGACCTGGTGGTGGATTTCCGCAATATTCCTGAAATGCAAGCCAATCAGGTACCAGTGGTAATGGATTGCACCCATTCTTTACAACAGCCCAACCAGAGTTCCGGCATTACGGGCGGCAAACCGGCTCTCATCGAAACTATTGCCAAAGCAGCGATTGCCGTAGGTGCCGATGGATTATTTATAGAAACCCATCCACGATTGTCTGAAGCCAAATCAGATGCGGCCAATATGCTACCCTTAGATAAGCTGGAGAATCTGCTTGAAAAGCTGGTAAAAATCAGAAAAGCTGTAGTAGCTTGA
- a CDS encoding M48 family metalloprotease, with translation MEKRFILFCTTIVMLLLSACATNPVTGKKDFMLMSKGQEVAMGQQSDPEIINYFGLYEDKSLQRFIEEKGQQMAAVSHRKDLKYQFKIVDSPVVNAFAVPGGYVYFTRGIMAHFNNEAEFAGVLGHEIGHVTARHSAKQYSKAMLAQVGLVAGMIVSPEFAQYADVAQQGLSLLFLKFGRDDERQSDKLGVEYSTKIGYDAQEMADFFQTLDRISKQSGAEEAPDFLSTHPNPQDRYRDVQKLATDWKKKTDATSLKVNRNSYLKMIDGIIYGDDPKQGFVENNVFYHPVLKFQFPIPPTWAFQNTPQQVQMAPKEGDAMMAMTLAQGQSLEAAAQSLVQNNQLTVIESKQENVNGLPAIAIIAQPQPQQQQGQQQQQDVRALIYLIQYGENIYQMMGITSTTNFNNYFNTFNTVITNFRKLNDPEKINRKPDRIRIKSVKRNGTLAQALADLKVHQDKIQELAILNGMQPEDKVESGMLVKVLEK, from the coding sequence ATGGAAAAACGTTTTATACTATTTTGCACAACCATAGTCATGCTATTGCTATCGGCTTGTGCCACCAATCCGGTCACCGGAAAGAAGGATTTTATGCTGATGTCGAAGGGGCAGGAAGTAGCGATGGGCCAGCAATCCGATCCGGAGATTATTAATTACTTTGGGCTGTATGAGGATAAATCTCTGCAACGCTTTATTGAGGAGAAAGGACAGCAAATGGCGGCTGTTTCACACCGCAAAGATTTGAAATATCAATTCAAAATAGTGGATTCGCCGGTAGTGAATGCCTTTGCGGTTCCTGGCGGATATGTGTATTTCACCAGGGGAATTATGGCGCATTTTAACAATGAAGCTGAATTTGCCGGGGTATTAGGACATGAGATCGGACATGTTACCGCCAGGCACTCTGCCAAACAATATAGCAAAGCCATGCTGGCACAAGTAGGATTGGTTGCTGGTATGATTGTTTCGCCGGAATTTGCCCAGTATGCCGATGTAGCCCAGCAAGGATTAAGTTTGCTTTTTCTCAAATTTGGCCGGGACGATGAGCGCCAGTCTGATAAGCTGGGGGTAGAATATTCCACTAAAATTGGCTATGATGCCCAGGAAATGGCTGATTTTTTCCAGACACTGGACAGAATTTCTAAACAGAGTGGCGCTGAGGAAGCACCCGATTTTCTTTCTACCCATCCCAATCCACAGGATAGATACCGGGATGTACAAAAGCTGGCAACTGACTGGAAGAAAAAAACAGATGCTACCAGTTTGAAAGTAAACAGGAATTCGTATCTGAAAATGATTGATGGTATTATTTATGGCGACGATCCCAAACAAGGTTTTGTAGAAAATAATGTTTTCTACCACCCGGTATTAAAATTCCAGTTTCCTATTCCGCCTACCTGGGCTTTCCAGAATACACCTCAGCAAGTGCAAATGGCTCCCAAAGAAGGCGATGCCATGATGGCCATGACCCTGGCACAAGGACAATCGTTGGAAGCCGCTGCCCAGAGTCTGGTACAGAATAACCAGCTCACCGTGATTGAATCGAAGCAGGAAAATGTAAACGGCCTTCCGGCTATTGCTATAATTGCACAACCCCAGCCACAGCAACAACAGGGACAACAGCAGCAACAGGACGTACGGGCACTCATTTATCTGATCCAGTATGGCGAAAATATTTACCAGATGATGGGTATAACAAGCACGACTAATTTTAATAATTATTTTAACACCTTCAACACCGTAATTACCAACTTCCGGAAGTTGAATGACCCTGAAAAAATTAACCGCAAACCAGACCGCATCCGGATTAAATCTGTAAAGCGCAATGGAACGCTGGCACAAGCTCTAGCTGACTTGAAAGTACATCAAGATAAAATTCAGGAATTAGCCATTCTGAACGGTATGCAGCCTGAAGACAAAGTGGAGAGTGGAATGCTGGTGAAAGTGCTGGAAAAATAA
- the lysS gene encoding lysine--tRNA ligase → MQLSEQEIKRREKREELLKMGIEPYPSELFEVNVTAEDINKNYTTHKTDYKDISIAGRIMNFRIMGSASFAEIQDATGRIQIYVRRDDICPDEDKTLYNTVFKKLLDIGDIIGVKGYVFTTQTGEISIHVTSLKVLTKSLKPIPIVKREVDEQGNEKTYDEFSDPEQRYRQRYVDLIVNPEVRETFRKRTQLTNSMRQYLNNRGYMEVETPILQPLYGGAAARPFKTHHNTLDMTLYLRIANELYLKRLIVGGFDGVYEFAKDFRNEGMSRFHNPEFTQVELYVAYKDYNWMMDLVEEMVEKVAMDLHGTTEVQVGEHLINFQRPWKRFTMFEAIQHFTGIDISQMDEEGLRKTAQQLKVPVDETMGKGKLIDEIFGETCEHRLIQPTFITDYPVEMSPLAKKHRTKEGLVERFEAICNGKEICNAFSELNDPIDQRKRFEEQLELGKRGDVEAMVLDEDFLRALEYGMPPTAGLGIGIDRLSMIMTNSPSIQEVLFFPQMKPEPRSVAPTDEEYLALGVPAEWIPVIQKLNFATLQDFKAANPNKLFNDMGGLRKKLKLEIKGVSLDDVKGWLQ, encoded by the coding sequence ATGCAATTAAGCGAACAGGAAATTAAAAGACGTGAAAAACGAGAAGAGTTGCTGAAAATGGGCATCGAGCCTTACCCTTCCGAATTGTTTGAGGTAAATGTAACAGCCGAAGACATAAACAAAAACTACACTACCCACAAAACTGACTATAAGGATATTTCTATTGCCGGGCGTATTATGAACTTCCGCATTATGGGAAGTGCTTCCTTTGCTGAAATTCAGGATGCCACTGGCCGCATTCAGATTTATGTGCGCCGGGATGATATTTGCCCCGACGAAGACAAAACTCTATACAATACGGTTTTTAAGAAACTGCTCGATATAGGAGATATTATTGGGGTGAAAGGCTATGTTTTCACCACCCAGACCGGAGAAATTTCTATTCATGTAACTAGCCTGAAAGTGCTTACCAAATCGCTTAAACCAATTCCTATTGTAAAGCGTGAAGTGGATGAACAAGGCAATGAAAAAACATATGATGAATTTTCTGACCCGGAACAGCGTTACCGCCAGCGATATGTTGATTTGATTGTGAATCCGGAAGTACGGGAGACATTCAGAAAACGAACCCAGCTGACCAATTCCATGCGGCAATACTTGAATAACCGGGGATACATGGAAGTAGAAACCCCTATTTTACAGCCTTTATATGGAGGTGCCGCTGCCCGTCCATTTAAAACGCACCACAATACCCTGGATATGACTTTGTATCTGCGGATCGCCAATGAGTTATATCTGAAGCGCTTGATTGTAGGTGGTTTTGATGGCGTATATGAATTTGCCAAAGATTTCCGTAACGAAGGAATGAGCCGTTTTCATAACCCGGAATTTACGCAGGTGGAACTGTATGTAGCCTATAAAGATTACAACTGGATGATGGACCTGGTGGAAGAAATGGTAGAAAAAGTAGCGATGGATTTGCATGGCACTACCGAAGTACAGGTAGGCGAGCATCTTATTAATTTTCAGCGTCCCTGGAAACGCTTTACTATGTTTGAAGCCATTCAGCATTTTACCGGTATTGATATTTCTCAAATGGATGAAGAAGGGCTTCGTAAAACTGCCCAACAGCTCAAAGTCCCGGTAGATGAAACCATGGGAAAAGGCAAACTAATAGATGAGATTTTTGGCGAAACCTGCGAACACCGCCTGATTCAACCTACGTTTATTACTGATTATCCGGTAGAAATGTCGCCACTAGCTAAAAAACACCGGACCAAAGAAGGCTTAGTTGAGCGGTTTGAAGCCATTTGTAATGGGAAAGAGATATGTAATGCTTTTTCTGAACTCAACGACCCTATAGATCAGCGGAAACGTTTTGAAGAACAACTGGAGTTGGGCAAAAGAGGCGATGTGGAAGCAATGGTACTGGATGAAGATTTTCTACGTGCTCTGGAATATGGAATGCCGCCTACAGCCGGGCTGGGTATTGGCATCGACCGCCTCAGCATGATTATGACCAATTCTCCTTCTATTCAGGAAGTGTTATTCTTCCCGCAAATGAAACCAGAACCCAGGTCTGTAGCCCCTACCGATGAAGAATATTTAGCACTAGGTGTTCCGGCCGAATGGATTCCGGTTATTCAGAAGTTGAATTTTGCTACCCTGCAAGATTTTAAAGCAGCCAATCCCAATAAACTGTTCAATGACATGGGAGGTTTACGTAAAAAACTAAAACTGGAAATAAAAGGCGTAAGTCTGGATGATGTGAAGGGATGGTTACAATAA